The nucleotide window CGGAGAAGTGGTAGACTTTGATCTCGATCGCAGGGGGAACAGTGTCATTGTGGTTCACCCGTGAACCTGGGACCATCCAGGCTTCGCCGTCTGGCTGGACGTTGCCCTCGGCATCACAGCCTAGTACCCATCCCGCGTCGGTATGGAGGAAGATACTGAGTTTGCTCACGTCCGTCTGCTCCGGACAGGGAATAAAGACTTTGACCGGGGTCGAGAACACCGTCGGCGGGTCGAAGTTCAGGGCCGTGCCTACGGCCTCCATCCCATCCACAGTCAGAGATGGAAGCTCATCCACAGGTCCGAACGCCGGCGCTACCGGCTCGGAGCTGTTGTAGCAGATTTTGGCTCCAATCAGGTCGCTGGAGCCAGCCTGAATACCGGTATTATATTCTCCTTCGAGGGCAGGATCGTTCTCTTCCAACGCCCTGGTGTCAGGCATGCTGGCCTGAGCGTCGGCATGCTCCTGCTCGGTTTCAATAGTGATAGTAAAGCTGGCCTGGGTCATCCAGTCTTGCCTTCTATCCTTGGCATCAACCAGGAAGGTGATATCCTGGCCATAGGGGAAATTCCCCAGTTCTTTCTCCTGGGATCTGTCATACACTACCCAGAGTCTGGTTACCCGGGTATCGTCCTTCAGGGAATTGAGCTTTACTGTCCTTACAACATCGGTACTGCTCAGGTCCCGTTCATAGGGCGCACCATCACCAGCAATTATCGTAAACTTGACGCTGGTTGTATCCGTGAGGTCTATTCCATCCTGATCTTCAAGGAGAACGCAGAAGGAGGTATTATCGGGAATGCGTGCATTTTCACTATCCCCTGCCTTGGAGCGTTTGAGACTTTTCTTTCCCTCAGGAATATTTTTCTTCACCTTCGGGGGAGTAGGTAGTGGAGATGTATCATCATTAAGAGTAGTTCCATTGAGGTATTCCTCACGGTTACTCCAGCCGTCATGGTCAAGGTCGCCATCCGGCCCGTCGATTCCTGCTGCGCTGAGAGGGCTTAATGCATATGCAACTTCCCACCCATCGGAAAAGCCGTCAGAATCCGTGTCGGAAGAGCCAGGCTCGGTGCCCAGGGCAAACTCCTGAAGATTGCTCAGCCCGTCATTGTCTGCATCCTCGGTGGGGTTGCTCACTCCCTTGGCAATTTCCCAATCATCGGCCATCTGATCGGCATCATTATCGTTAATCACCACCGAGGCCGGGCTCAGCGGGTTACCTGCCGCATCGGTGATGCCGCTTATAGTCAGGGTATAGATTTTCCCGGCTGGGATGGAAGACAGGGACAGGCGGTAGGTGCTGCCGCTGAGGCAGGCAATATCATTCGATTCACCAGAGCTGGCAAAGCTTAAAGAAGGACTGAAGCTATAGCGGGCTTCATTCGTAACTCCTGCTAAGCTTGCCTCGCTGTAGGTGATATCGATTGTCTTATTGCTGAAATCAACCACAGGATGCCCCTGGATAGAGGGTGCAGTATTATCCACACTGAACAGGTATCCGGCATGAGATTCCACCATGTTGCCAGCCCGGTCCGATCCCATGAACAGAATCGAGGGTGCTCCCTCATATCCTGAAGGTATGGTAATAGAGTGAACCCATACCTTGCTATCCCCTGTGGCAGTCATATTTGCGGTTACCACATCCGCTGCTGCGTAGGTGACCGTCAATTGGGGCGTATCCGATATCTCCTCGCTCAGGGTTGCAGTTATTTCAACCTCATCCTGAGGCCGGTATGGGCCGGGCTTACTCAACGACAGGGCCACTTCGGGTGCTGTGGTATCAACAGTAATATGCAGCTCTGGAGAAGGATCCGAGACATTGCCTGCTGCATCGATCTGTCTTGCGGTAATCACATGGGCTCCGGCAGACAGGGCTATATCCAGCGAAAACCCGATGCTTGATACCATGCCGGTAGCCCCGCTCATGGCAATGCCATTATCATACAGTCGTACCATTGCCAGGTCCTCGCCGGAACCCGTAATAGTCAGTCCGGATGTATTTCGGGTTACATTATCACTATCGCTGATTCCAGAGTCATCGTCTGCTGCCAGATCCATATCTGCTGGTGCAGAAGGAGCTGTGGTATCAAGAATAATAGATGAACTATCATTGGGATTAGTCCCGGCAAGGTATTCCTCACGGTTACTCCAGCCGTCATGGTCAAGGTCGCCATCCGGGCCATCGATTCCTGCTGCGCTGAGAGGGCTTAATGCATATGCAACTTCCCACCCATCGGAAAAGCCGTCAGAATCCGTGTCGGAAGAGCCAGGCTCGGTGCCCAGGGTAAACTCCTGAAGATTGGTCAGCCCGTCATTGTCTGCATCCTCGGTGGGGTTGCTCACTCCCTTGGCAATTTCCCAATCATCGGCCATCTGATCGGCATCATTATCGTTAATCACCACCGAGGCCGGGCTCAGCGGGTTACCTGCCGCATCGGTGATGCCGCTTATAGTCAGGGTATAGATTTTCCCGGCTGGGATGGAAGACAGGGACAGGCGGTAGGTGCTGCCGCTGAGGCAGGCAATATCATTCGATTCACCAGAGCTGGCAAAGCTTAAAGAAGGACTGAAGCTATAGCGGGCTTCATTCGTAACTCCTGCTAAGCTTGCCTCGCTGTAGGTGATATCGATTGTCTTATTGCTGAAATCAACCACAGGATGCCCCTGGATAGAGGGTGCAGTATTATCCACACTGAACAGGTATCCGGCATGAGATTCCACCATGTTGCCAGCCCGGTCCGATCCCATGAACAGAATCGAGGGTGCTCCCTCATATCCTGAAGGTATGGTAATAGAGTGAACCCATACCTTGCTATCCCCTGTGGCAGTCATATTTGCGGTTACCACATCCGCTGCTGCGTAGGTGACCGTCAATTGGGGCGTATCCGATATCTCCTCGCTCAGGGTTGCAGTTATTTCAACCTCATCCTGAGGCCGGTATGGGCCGGGCTTACTCAACGACAGGGCCACTTCGGGTGCTGTGGTATCAACAGTAATATGCAGCTCTGGAGAAGGATCCGAGACATTGCCTGCTGCATCGATCTGTCTTGCGGTAATCACATGGGCTCCGGCAGACAGGGCTATATCCAGCGAAAACCCGATGCTTGATACCATGCCGGTAGCCCCGCTCATGGCAATGCCATTATCATACAGTCGTACCATTGCCAGGTCCTCGCCGGAACCCGTAATAGTCAGTCCGGATGTATTTCGGGTTACATTATCACTATCGCTGATTCCAGAGTCATCGTCTGCTGCCAGATCCATATCTGCTGGTGCAGAAGGAGCTGTGGTATCAAGAATAATATCTGTATTATCGGCAAGGTTATTATTGGATGGCAGTAACAAATAGCAGATACTTCCACTGTCATTACCCAGTGTCGCACCAATGGAAAGCGTAAGAGAGGTTACGTTGAGATCATTGGTCGTATCGCCTGTCTGAATTACATAATTTACATTTTTACTGGTCAGGGAGGTGAAGGGTGTTATTTCGGCTATATGGCCAGTATTCAGGGTAACAATCAGGTTGCCGTTTGCCAGCGTCACTGGTTCTGAAAAATTTATGGTAATGGGAATATCTTCCCCGACCGTAAAGAGGCCATTATATGGTGAAGTAATACCTGTTATTTTGATAGGTCTTACCTCATTGGAATATTCACTCTCAAGCCCCTGGGTATCATAAGCGGTAACAGCAAAGCGGTAACTTTGCGTATCGCTTAAACCGGTAAGTGTGTAACTGGTGACTTTACCTGCATCGATTGGCGAATTGCCTTCCACCGCTCCTGTTCCATCATACGGGCTGCCAGCAGAACCAGTGGAATAATAAATCTTATAACCGGCAATGTCCGGTTCGGAGTTTTCGCTCCACTCAAGGGTAACATCCATCGTGTAGGCCAATGGTATATGGCAGAAGAGGAAGATAACAGTAGCAACCAGAATCATCATCCAGGGCAGTTTGAAATTCAGCGCGCTTCTCATGACAGGTCTCTCCTAGTAGGGACATTTAATTTTTTTTTGCACTTCTTAACTAAGAGTCAATTGGATGCCTCCTCCATGTCTAAAATTTTTCTGTTAGCTATAAGAGCAAAAGTTATACCAAACGATTTAATTTGAAATTTATTTGGCATTAAGCAAATTTCCTATTCGATTTCATTTTCATTATTTTCTGGAGCATGCTGTTACAATCCAGGCTGCGGAAATTATCCGACTACTCAATGGCTTTGCAGCATCCAAGGAAAGCAGCATCCCGCCGCCGTACTCTAAAGCGGCTTCCCCAAGGCTATGGGGTTTTGCTGCATAAGGCAAGCAATGATCGATCGCATAATTATTTGACTCGCAGGTTACTCAGATGTCTCAGCTAGCAGGAGAAATATTTCAAAATTGGTATTGCCTCGCAAACATATTTGTAATCCGGTGACAAAAGTGTAATTTTCCAGAATACCAACTTGCTTTATTCACTCCATATTACGGGTGACACAGAACATTAATCGCTAAAGCGCCTGGTAGCGAAGGCAGCTTATACCATATTGATCGGGCAGTTTGATTTGTAAATCGGTCCTTTTTTCGCCCGCAGATTTTACCGCTCTAGTAAAAAGGTCCAGGGGTTATTATTTATGAACATATACTCCATTCCAACATTAGTGAATTGCATATCCATTCCTCTCTTTGCTTCTCTTGTCCTGTACCAGGGGCGGCGACATTTTGCCAATAAGGTCTTTTTCCTGGCTATGCTCAGTGTCGGTGTCATGGAATTTGGTAACTTTATGGTTCTGAATTCTCAATGTGCAACGGGAATACTGTATTGGAGTCGAATCAGTCTGGTGGGCTGCTGCCTTATCCCTGCAAACTGGTCCTTGTTCAGCACGGTTTTTGCCAGAAGCAGTTATGAGATAATACCGAAAAGATCAATAATTATTATTTCTTTTGTCTATATCTTCTCATTTTGTTTTCTCTTTTTCATCCCCTCCGACCTTTTCATTTACCTGCCATCCACCTCTTTGAAGGAAAATATTATCCTTTTAGGAACCGTAGGACGAATCTTCACCGCTTTTCTTCTCCTGACTATTGCCTTTATCCTGACCAATCTGGAAATGGTTTACCGGGATTCGGGGAACAAGAAGTGGAAGATAAAATACAGCATCATAGGGTTATTCACCGCCTTTACCTATTACGTTTATCTTGTCAGCCGGATAGCCCTTTTCCAGTTTATGGATCTGACCTATCTTCCGGTTGGCTCGATAGTTATTTTTATCTGCCTGTCACTTTTAGCCTTCAGTTTTATCAGACATCGATTGATGAATGTCGAAATATTCGTTTCCCGGCAGGTGTTTTACGGATCTTTTACCCTTTTAGCGATCAGTGTTTATCTTATTCTGGTAGGTTTTACCGGCGAATTGATGAAAATTATCGGGATAAATTTTAACCTGGTATTTTACCCGGTTCTTGTTCTGGTAAGCCTCGTGGCCTTATCGGTCTTTTGTTTATCGGAAAAAAACAGGAACACGGCCAAGAGGTTCATTGACCGGCATTTTTACCGGAACAAGTTTGACTACCGGTTCGAGTGGATTGAGCTAACCAACAGAATCAGCTCCGTTACCGATCTGAATGATTTATTGGTAAAGTTTATGGAACTGATAGCTGAAACAATGTGTGTGAGTGAAATCATGGTTTGGCTGTATGATGACGATGATAAAAAATTCCACGTATCGGGTTCCCGGCATCTGCCGAAATCCGAAATGGTGATTGACAAAGATAGCCCTTTAATCAAGTACCTGGAGGAGAAAGCCGGGCCCTTTTCCATTTCCCTGAGTCGCGGAGTGTCTGACAGCAAATTGGCACACGTGTACAGCAGGTATAAGGAGGAAATCTGGAACAGATACAGAGTCTCCACTATCAGTCCCCTGATAGTCAAAGATGAGCTTATCGGTTTTCTTACTTTAGGGGAGGAAGTAACCGGAGCAGTTTATAACTATGAAGACTACGATATGCTCAAGACCATGTGTCATCAGGCAGCAAGCGCCATTATGAATATCAAACTGTCCGAACGCATTGCCTATGCCAAGGGAATGGCTGTAATGAATAAAGTTTCAGCTTTTGTCATCCACGATTTGAAAAATTTCGTTTCAATGCTCTCCCTGATAGTTCAAAACGCCTCACATAATATGGATAACGTTGAATTTCAAAAAGATGTTTTGGAAACAATTTCAAAGACAATAGGAAATATGAATAAACTCATGGTCAGGATTTCCAGCCCCATCGAGGAAATAGTGCTCAATAAGACAAAAGTCAGTCTTACCGCATTGGTGAAGGATGCTATCCAAAGTACCGGTTTAGGCATGGACGGGATTGAGGTAGCCGAGGATTATGCAGATTTGCCGCAAGTATATCTGGACCATGAAAAAATCCAAAGTGTAATCCGTAATATCATTATTAACGCCCAGGAGTCGCTGAAAGGAAGCGGAAAAGTTTCAATTTCGACCTTTTCCAGGGACAGGAATGCAATCATTGAAGTAAAAGACAATGGGCCTGGAATACCGCGGGAATTTTTGAACAATAAGCTCTTTAAACCTTTCCAGACAACGAAAAGGAAGGGACTGGGAATCGGCCTCTATCAATGCAGGCAAATTATTGCAGCCCATAACGGCAGGATAGAGGTGGAAAGCGAAGAAGGAATGGGCGCCAGTTTCCGGATATATTTACCTGCTGAGAATTAAAACGTTTCACCTTTTTCCAGTAATCCAAAGGTAATCATGAAAGGAGAAAAAGCAGTGGAAACCACAAAAGTATGTCTATCGTATGGCATTATTGGTATGATTATGCTGTTTGTCAGTGTAGTCCAGGTAGGAGCAGTTCCAACTCTCCAACTCTATATGCCGGATGGTATCTATGCACAATCAAGGAAGATCAATGGAGTAGAGATTACCGATAGCTGGCTGACTTTCCAGGATCCTTTCAGCCTTGTGGTTGCCGGAGCAACTCAACCTGCCAGGGTCGATGTAATCAGGGATGTAACTCTCTGGATTGCCATTCAGGAGCAGGATTATCTCAATAATCCATCTGGTTCTGTTATCGTTCGAAATTCCTCCGGAAGTATCATGAACCCGAGTGGTCCATTTCAATTTGGGACTCCTGATCCCTTATCGCCACATGGCATCTATGATGCCTATTATCTGGAATATCGATTACCTGACCTCGAGGTTGCCAGTGCTGGCGAGTCTGTCTACGATTATAACACCAATTTCGATCCCGATAATCCAGGTACCGCTGACACGGGGGATCTTCAATTTTATACGGTTTCTTATTCAGGCTTCTTCTGGCTGCATCTGGACCTGAGCGGAGTCGCGTGGGACTTGGACGGAAGGGGGAGAAGTTGGGAGAGAGTTTCTCCGTATTCACACGATGCTGATGGACCTGGTCCAGGAGGTCCCGCTGTTCCTGAGCCTTCCACGTGCTGGCTTTTTATCTTTGGTGCAATCTGTTTGGCAGGAAAAGGAATATTGAGTGCAAAAAAATTTTTGGCCTGATGAATTGAGAGAGATTAAAGAATATCAAAATGGATCCCTGTTTTTCAGGTAAGCTCTCAGGAGGGAGAGAATGAGTAAGCCTAAATTACTTGTTGTTGACGATGAAGAATATATTTGCAAACAGCTCAAGTGGGGGCTTAATAGCGAATATGAAGTTATTATAGCTTATGAGAGTAAAGATGCTCTGACAAAGTTCAGTGAGTGTAAACCGGATATCGTAGCGCTTGACTTGAATTTATCTCCTGCGGATGATCATGAGCAGGGTTTTAAGGTGCTCGAAGAAATCATCCTGGGTGACCCCCACGCAAAAGTTATCATGATAACCGGTCACAATGGCAAAGAGAGTGCCATAAATTCCTTACGGCTCGGTGCCTATGATTATTATGTCAAACCTATAGACCTGAACGAATTGAAAGTCATTCTCAAGCGTGCCCTCTATATCAGGATGTTGGAGATGGAAAACGAGCACCTGCAAACCCGAACCATTGAAGATGGGGAGTCGTTTGGCATCCTGGGTAATTGCAGGAAGATCAGAGAAGTCAACAAGGTGATACGGAAAGTGGCGAAAACGGATATAGCGGTCCTTATTCATGGAGAAAGTGGAACGGGAAAAGAACTGGTAGCTCGTGCTATTCACCGGCAGAGCAACAGGTCAAATGAAGCATTTATCCCGATCGACTCCGGGGCAATCCCGGAAACGCTCCTGGAAAGTGAATTATTCGGCCATGAGAAAGGGGCATTTACCGATGCTTATGGCAAAAAAATTGGGAAAATCGAGCTTGCTCATAAGGGGACCCTGTTCTTTGATGAGATAGCGGAATTGCCACTTAATTTACAGGTCAAGTTATTGAGATTTTTACAGGAGAAAAAGATACAGCGGGTTGGCGGGATTGAATTCATACCCATAGATGTGAGAGTTATCGCCGCCAGTAACAAGAACCTGGAGCAGGAAATACAAAAATCAAATTTCCGCGAAGATATTTTTTACCGGCTCAATGGAATAACAATTGAATTGCCTCCGTTGCGGGAAAGAGAGGATGACGTTATCGTAATAGCTGACGCTTTGCTGGAACAATTTTGTAAAGAGATGGGAATAGCTGGAAAAAAGTTGAGCCCCCAATCGGTTAAGTCTATCAAGGGATATGGATGGCCAGGAAATGTAAGGGAATTGGAAAACAGGTTAAGAAGGGCACTCGCTCTATCGACCGGCAAGTACATCATGCCTGAAGATTTAGGCATTGGTCATGGCCGGAGCGCGAGGGAAGTAAAATTGACCCTTAAGGATGCCCGTGAGAGGATGGAGAAAGAGATGCTCCTCAGCAACCTGAAAAAATATCATGGCAATCTCTCGAAAGTGTCAAAGAGCCTCGGTGTGGCACGATCTACCGTGTATGATCTTATGGATAAATACGGCATTGATTATAATATAACCGATCGTTAATCTGCTCCTCATCCTCAATTGGCAGTTTTCTCTCCACCAGTAAAGATTTCGTCTACCCTGGATTATCCCCGCCAAACAGTCCCTGTATGGCCTGCTCACCCTTTACCCTGCCGCCGGGAAAATACCCGAAAGTCCATATCCTTGGAAAAGATATTATGAGCATACTCCAGGGTTGCCAGAAGCCTCTCATCAATGGAATTGTCCTCAACCTGCCGCAGGAGCATGTCTGCCCAATGGATATGCCGCATAATGCGCATTTGTGAATAGTGGGCAGCCTGGCCGGTTTCAATGAGAAATCCCCAGTCACTGCTCTGGGCCAGCATCAGCTCGCGGGCAGCCTGGTTCAGTGCCCGCTCCTCGGTGCCCCTGGCCATGCGTCGTTCCCCGGCCAGCCTGGTCATCAGATCGATGAGCCTGAACAGGTGCCGGTATATCCAGGCATTCGACTTATCAGACCGCCCGTTCAACCAGGTGGCAAAGAAATCTCCCTCTCCCCAGCTCGATATCCCCGGAGTGAGACGCTGGTGGTGGTGCTGTTCGGACAGGTACTCTGAGGGTGTTACCGGACGCACCTCAGTCTGGTCATAGAGCATTTTTTTGAGGACCAGCTCCAGCCAGTAAGGACCTTCCTCCCACCAATGGCCGAACAATTCTCCATCGTAAGCGGAGAAAAAGACGGGCTTGCGGCGGTTTTTCTGCCAGAATTCGATGGTCTGCGCTTGCCGGTCGCGGACAAACTGACCTGCATGGTCCGCCGCAGCCTGGGCCGCCCAATCCGGCCGGTAATAATCCTTTTTATCCAGCGGCACATCTTTACCAGTCACCCGGTAATACTTCAATCCGCTGTTCCTTCGAACCCCGGCGACCTTGAAATATTCGGGAATATAATCCCAGTCAGCATCCCAGACCACATCCCGGTACCATTCCTTGTATCGCGGATCACCGGGAAAACCATGCCGCCTTGACCAGACCTGCCCTTTGGTCTTGTCATCAATACCGAAGATGCACAGCCCGGAATTTGTAACTACCGGGGCATTGATATCATAAAAGCAGCGGGTATCCCCCTGGCGAAGACCATGAGTATTAACCACGGTCCAGCGAATCCCTTCGGAAAGTAAAAAATCGTCCAGAGCGGGGTGGTAGGCATTTTCCGGCAGCCACATTCCCTGGGGCATCCGGCCAAAGACCCGCTCATATTGCCGTATGGCTGTATGGACCTGTGCCTGCACCGCTTCAGGATAGTGAAGGTAGAAGGGAAGAATGGCGTGGGTAGCTGCACAGGTAATAACCTCCAGTTTCCCCTGATTCTGAAAATCCCGAAAGCCGCGGGTGATATCTCCGCCATAGGCCTCGAAAACCCTTCTGGCCTGAAAAAGCCGGTGAAGGGTCTGCTCCACAGTCTGGCGGAAGGGTTTATCCCAGGAGTTGGCATATTCTTTTTCGGTGAAAGCGATCAATTCACGAAGATGTACCCGGTAGCGCTTCTGCAGCAGGGTATCCTGCAGCATGCTGATCAGAGGAGGGCTGAGACTGATGGTCACCCGAAAATCCATCCCCCCCTTTTCCATACTCCAGAAGACTAAAAGAAGCTGGGTATAGACCGAGGTTATTGCTTCAAACAGCCATTGCTCTTCAAGGAAAATCTCATGCTCGGGATGCCTGACAAAGGGAAGATGGTTGTGCAGGAGAAGAATCCAGTACCCCTTTTCTTCCTCCGTATGGAGAACCTGGCCATGCTTTCGATACCAATAATAATTGTATCGCCACTTTTCCTGCGGCATGTTCACCTCATGGGAGGGGTCGGCGAGACGGATTTCCCTCCAGTCCGCATACCGCTGCTCCTTTTGCTCCTGTCCCCGCGGCATCCGGATGCGGTTCGATCTGGCCACCATCTCGAAGTTCGTGGTATTGCGGGTCTTATAACCAAGCTCAGCCACGTACTCGTGATCAGGAGCCAGGTTCAGCCAATAGCTGGTTTTATCTCCCAGAAAATCGTCAACCTCGAATTTGTTATTATAATTGAAGCCGTTGAATTCTCCCTGCCCATCCACCTGATAGACCCGCATTACCAGATAATTCCGGTCAAAAAAAAGGTCTCCGAATTTCTGCCTGAGGCTTTCTTTGGTATTTTCCCCGACTTCGTATATGGCGCACGCTGAACGATGATCTTTGGGCAGGATCCACAGGTAGGTCTCGTTATAATTTTCCTTCAATACAGGTTCATCCTGTAATATTGAAAGGTCTATTGCCTCGAACACTCTCATAACCCCCACACTCCTCATCTAATTTCAAAATAACCAAGATTATTTTTAAATTCATATGGAATATGCAAAAAGAATATGCTTAGGCTAATATTTCTTTTCGGTAGAATTCATGAATAATCTCGGAAAAAATCTCAGCGTGGTGAATATTTTTTGTGCCTGAACTGACAAGGAGAGAAGGGACAGACATTTTCTGTCCTTGATTACAAAATGGTAATCGAGTGAATGACCATTTTGTTATCTGAGGATTGCACCTTGGTCAGATGGAGATCAGCAGACCGAACGGGTAGCGAAAAAACCAGCAAAATTCAGATGTTAGCTGCTGAAAAAATTCTTTTATGCTCTTGTCGCCACAAGGCATGCTTTATGCGATATAAAGAAACCAAAAGGCAGTGATTAAAGAAAATAAACGGCTGGATTCAATAAACCAATGTTCATCAAGTCTCACAAGAATAAGGAGGTAATCAGATGGAAAGCCTATGGTATAATCTGATCGATGCATTCGGTGATCTGGTTATTACTGTTCCCATGAAGCAAGTTGTTCTCCTGATTGCCATAAGTGTTTTCTTCATCCTGATAGGCAGGTTCAAGTCCGCTTTGATAGCTAACCTGACTTTTATCTTCCTGTGGACGTGCATTGCCAGTAAAGCCCTTTCGGGCAAGTACACCATTGCCACTATTGCTCCTTTTGCCACCAGCTATGCGGTAATCGGCAGTGCAATCTTTTTCGGTGTTGCCTTGATGATCTTCTATGCCATATCTGAGTAGAAGTTGTTAGTGGCCAGTGGTCAGTGATCAGCAGGGAGAAGAGAGGGGTCGGGAGTCATAAGACAGAAGTCTGGTGCCAGGAGTTAGAAGTCAGAATAGAAGCCTTTGGCTGCATTCTGATTCCGGGAATCTAACTCCTGGTTTTTTTATCCGGATGAACCTGTATCAGTAAAAATCCTCCCAGAAGGAAAAATATTACCAGAGATACAATTCCGTACCGGCTCGATCCCGAAATCTGACCGACCAGTCCGAAGAGGGCAGGTCCGACAATACCGGCAAATTTGGCGCTGATATCGTAAAAGGCGAAAAACTCCGCTGACTGGCCCGCAGGAATCATCTGGCCAAAGAACGACCGGCTCAGGGCCTGACATCCTCCCTGGACCAGAGCTACCAGGACGGCCAGCATCCAGAAGTGGAATGGTGTCCGCATGAAATACCCTCCGATGGCTGCCAGAGTGTAAACGGACAAACCCAGCAGGATGCAGGTTTTTGTCTCCAGGAATCGCGTTGCCCAGCCGAAAATCAGGGTGAAGGGAATCCCCAGGAACTGGACCAGCAGGATAGCACCGATGAGATGCTTTTGAGCGATTCCGATCTCTGCGCCGAATATGGTGGCCATGATGATGATTGTTCCGATCCCGTCATTATACAGCCAGTAGGCAAGCAGGAACTTCCATACCTCCCGGTACTGCCTGACCTTATGAAACGTCATGGAAAGGCGGTGCAATCCGGCCAGAAACGGACTTTGACCATGCTTGACCCCATCCCGCCGGGGCTCGGAAACCCGGATAAAGATAGGGATGGAGAAGATGGCCCACCAGAGCGATACGGTCAGGAAAGAAATCCTTGAGCCCCACTGGGGTGTAGCCAGACCAAACCACAAGGGCTTGAGGATCATGGCCAGGTTCAGGGCCAGCAGCAGCCCTCCTCCGAGATAGCCAAGGGCATAGCCAAGACAGGATATCCGGTCGAAATCCTCTTTCTCAGCTACAAACGGCAGCAGGGAATCGTAGAATACATTTCCGCCGCAAAAGCCTATTCTTCCCAGAATATAGAGGAACGATGCCAGCGGCCAGTCTCCCCTGCCTACGCCTGCCAGCAGGCCGGTAGCCAGGACGCCGAGCAGGGCAAAGCGAAAAAGGTAACTCTTTCGCTTTCCCGTCGCATCGCCCATGGCCCCGAGAATGGGAGACAGGAAGGCGATGATCAGCATGGCGACTGTATTCGTGTATCCCCAGTAACTGCTGGCCCGGTTGCCGGGCAGAGTCGCGGCAGCCACGGTACTGTAGTAGACCGGCAGCACGGCAGCCATGATCGTGGTGGCAAAAGCCGAGTTTGCCCAGTCATACAGGCACCAGCTTACCGCGGAGAGCCTATCCGTATTCAGAGCTTTCGAA belongs to bacterium and includes:
- a CDS encoding Ig-like domain-containing protein, producing MRSALNFKLPWMMILVATVIFLFCHIPLAYTMDVTLEWSENSEPDIAGYKIYYSTGSAGSPYDGTGAVEGNSPIDAGKVTSYTLTGLSDTQSYRFAVTAYDTQGLESEYSNEVRPIKITGITSPYNGLFTVGEDIPITINFSEPVTLANGNLIVTLNTGHIAEITPFTSLTSKNVNYVIQTGDTTNDLNVTSLTLSIGATLGNDSGSICYLLLPSNNNLADNTDIILDTTAPSAPADMDLAADDDSGISDSDNVTRNTSGLTITGSGEDLAMVRLYDNGIAMSGATGMVSSIGFSLDIALSAGAHVITARQIDAAGNVSDPSPELHITVDTTAPEVALSLSKPGPYRPQDEVEITATLSEEISDTPQLTVTYAAADVVTANMTATGDSKVWVHSITIPSGYEGAPSILFMGSDRAGNMVESHAGYLFSVDNTAPSIQGHPVVDFSNKTIDITYSEASLAGVTNEARYSFSPSLSFASSGESNDIACLSGSTYRLSLSSIPAGKIYTLTISGITDAAGNPLSPASVVINDNDADQMADDWEIAKGVSNPTEDADNDGLTNLQEFTLGTEPGSSDTDSDGFSDGWEVAYALSPLSAAGIDGPDGDLDHDGWSNREEYLAGTNPNDSSSIILDTTAPSAPADMDLAADDDSGISDSDNVTRNTSGLTITGSGEDLAMVRLYDNGIAMSGATGMVSSIGFSLDIALSAGAHVITARQIDAAGNVSDPSPELHITVDTTAPEVALSLSKPGPYRPQDEVEITATLSEEISDTPQLTVTYAAADVVTANMTATGDSKVWVHSITIPSGYEGAPSILFMGSDRAGNMVESHAGYLFSVDNTAPSIQGHPVVDFSNKTIDITYSEASLAGVTNEARYSFSPSLSFASSGESNDIACLSGSTYRLSLSSIPAGKIYTLTISGITDAAGNPLSPASVVINDNDADQMADDWEIAKGVSNPTEDADNDGLSNLQEFALGTEPGSSDTDSDGFSDGWEVAYALSPLSAAGIDGPDGDLDHDGWSNREEYLNGTTLNDDTSPLPTPPKVKKNIPEGKKSLKRSKAGDSENARIPDNTSFCVLLEDQDGIDLTDTTSVKFTIIAGDGAPYERDLSSTDVVRTVKLNSLKDDTRVTRLWVVYDRSQEKELGNFPYGQDITFLVDAKDRRQDWMTQASFTITIETEQEHADAQASMPDTRALEENDPALEGEYNTGIQAGSSDLIGAKICYNSSEPVAPAFGPVDELPSLTVDGMEAVGTALNFDPPTVFSTPVKVFIPCPEQTDVSKLSIFLHTDAGWVLGCDAEGNVQPDGEAWMVPGSRVNHNDTVPPAIEIKVYHFSGLQAGKESAASPNNLLPGDGEEEKASPDGNEGETPDVGKTGCFINSLRGFRRVFDPDRGRGRGMRKH
- the prsK gene encoding XrtA/PEP-CTERM system histidine kinase PrsK, producing MNCISIPLFASLVLYQGRRHFANKVFFLAMLSVGVMEFGNFMVLNSQCATGILYWSRISLVGCCLIPANWSLFSTVFARSSYEIIPKRSIIIISFVYIFSFCFLFFIPSDLFIYLPSTSLKENIILLGTVGRIFTAFLLLTIAFILTNLEMVYRDSGNKKWKIKYSIIGLFTAFTYYVYLVSRIALFQFMDLTYLPVGSIVIFICLSLLAFSFIRHRLMNVEIFVSRQVFYGSFTLLAISVYLILVGFTGELMKIIGINFNLVFYPVLVLVSLVALSVFCLSEKNRNTAKRFIDRHFYRNKFDYRFEWIELTNRISSVTDLNDLLVKFMELIAETMCVSEIMVWLYDDDDKKFHVSGSRHLPKSEMVIDKDSPLIKYLEEKAGPFSISLSRGVSDSKLAHVYSRYKEEIWNRYRVSTISPLIVKDELIGFLTLGEEVTGAVYNYEDYDMLKTMCHQAASAIMNIKLSERIAYAKGMAVMNKVSAFVIHDLKNFVSMLSLIVQNASHNMDNVEFQKDVLETISKTIGNMNKLMVRISSPIEEIVLNKTKVSLTALVKDAIQSTGLGMDGIEVAEDYADLPQVYLDHEKIQSVIRNIIINAQESLKGSGKVSISTFSRDRNAIIEVKDNGPGIPREFLNNKLFKPFQTTKRKGLGIGLYQCRQIIAAHNGRIEVESEEGMGASFRIYLPAEN
- a CDS encoding choice-of-anchor N protein; its protein translation is METTKVCLSYGIIGMIMLFVSVVQVGAVPTLQLYMPDGIYAQSRKINGVEITDSWLTFQDPFSLVVAGATQPARVDVIRDVTLWIAIQEQDYLNNPSGSVIVRNSSGSIMNPSGPFQFGTPDPLSPHGIYDAYYLEYRLPDLEVASAGESVYDYNTNFDPDNPGTADTGDLQFYTVSYSGFFWLHLDLSGVAWDLDGRGRSWERVSPYSHDADGPGPGGPAVPEPSTCWLFIFGAICLAGKGILSAKKFLA